The window AATCCTACCCGCGGGAAAGGAAACAGAGACGCTGATCGACATCGAAGCCGAGGTCCAGCCGCAGCTCGATCTGCCGGAAGAGGAGCCGGATGGCGTACCGACACCCGGCATCCTCAGCCAGGTGCTGACTCTCACGGAGCGGAGATTCCGCATGTTTTCCCGGAACAAGGTGCAGATCCTTCTGCAACTCGGACTGATCCTGGGCTTTCCCATACTGGTCGCGATCTTTGCCTGGAACGGCCTGCCTGCGATCACCAACCAGAGCATGGGCCTGGAGCAGAATATCGTGGAGCAACTCCTGGAGGCCAAGGAGTTCATCGTGCAGGCGAGCAAGGTCGGCAGCCTCGTCTCGGGCATCGTGATGTTTGAAGTGATCCTGCTTACGCTGATGGGCGCGAACAACTCCGGGCGTGAAATCGCGGCGGAGCGCCTGATCTTTGAAAAGGAGAAACTCTCGGGGCTGAATCCCCTCGCCTATATCCTCAGCAAGGGCATCTTCCTCGGCGTGCTTGTAGTGGCGCAATCGGTGTGGATGGGCTTGTTTGTGAGCTTTGTCTGCAGCTTTCCCGGCGATCTGCTCACGCAATTGCTATTCCTGCTGCTGGTCAATGCGGCGATGACGTCGGTATGTCTGGCCATCTCGGCGTGGATGGGATCTGCGGAGCAGGCTTCTCTGGTGTCGATTTACCTCGTGGGCTTCCAGCTTCCGCTCTCCGGCGCGGTGCTGGCGCTGCCCGCGTGGGTGGCAAGCCTCGCGCAGCCTTTCATCGCAGCTTACTGGAGCTGGTCAGGCATCCTCGAAACGCTGAAAGCCGAGCGCTATTACGAGATCGTGCAGATGGTGATCCAGACGAGCACGGCCCCGGCCTCGCTGTGCCTGTGGGTGCTTTTTTCGCACGTGGTGATCGGCATTTTCGTCGCGTGGCTGGGCTGTCACCGCAGCCGGATGGCTTGATTTTCCGGCGAAAAGGCGTTGACAATCCCGTGGCTTCCTCCATGCTTTTAGCCGTTGTTTGATGTGAGCCGTCGGTCGTCGACGCTCCGCTCATCGAACCCCACTGCACGCAAAGTAAGCATCGTTTTTCAGTGATCTGTCCGCTTGTGGCGCGCTCTCCAAAGACGCACTCCCGAGACGAATATCGTTCGCTGACCCAAGATAAGAAAATATGGCCGGCCACAGTAAATGGTCGAAAGTCAAACGCCTCAAAGGCGCTCTCGACGTAAAGAGGGGCAAGCTTTTCTCCAAGCTGTCCAAGGAAATCGTCGTCGCAGCCAAGCTGGGTGGAGGAAATCCTTCGCTCAACCCTCGGCTGCGCGCCGCGGTGATGGCTGCCCGCGCCCAGAGCATGCCGAATGACAATATCGACCGGGCTATCAAGAAAGGCTCGGGCGAGCTGGAGTCGGCGCAGATGGAGGAGATCGTGTACGAAGGGTATGCTCCAGGAGGAGTAGCCCTGGTGATCGAGGCCGCAACAGATAACAAGAACCGCACGGCCGCCGACCTGCGATTAATCTTCAGCAAAAACCACGGCAACCTGGGCGGACCGGGCAGTGTTTCCTTCATGTTTCATCGCAAAGGACAAATCACGGTGCCGCTGACCACCGCGGAAGAAGACCGGCTCCTTGAGATTATTCTGGAAGCAGGCGCGGAGGAACTCACCAGCGACGACGAACACCATATCATCACCACTCCACCCGACCAGCTCTACGCGGTCGCCGAGGCTCTTAAGAAAGCCGGAGTGGAACCCGACTCACAGAAACTGACCTACATTGCAGAGAACCATGTCGCAGTGGCGGACCCGCAGACAGCCAGCCAGGTGCTGAGGCTGTATGACGCGCTCGATGATTGCGACGACGTGCTCAACGTGCACGCCAACTTTGACATCTCCGACGAGATCCTCGCCTCCCTGCAAGATACCTAACATTTATTAGCATAGTGACTTTTATGACCGACGATAATCCGAACCTCTTCGAAGCCGACACCGAAGCCGCTCCGAAGCGCCGGACCACCCGCAAAAAGACAGAGACCGCACCCAAGGCGCCGACACGCAAGCGCGCCGCGGCTCCCCGCAAGACGAAGGCCGCCAAGGCTGACGACGCTCCTGCGGCAGCGGAATCCGCTCCCGCCACGCAACCTGCGCAGGCCGAGCTTCCCGTGGCCGCCGCGCCAGCTCCTGTTTCCGCTCCCGAGGCTCCGGCCGCACCGGAGATCCCGGCCGCGCCCGCTCCAGTGGAAGCTGCCCAGCCAGCAGAGGCCGCAGCCCAATCTGCCGAGGCTCCCGAGCAGCAGGCACAGCCCCAGCGGCAATTCCGCGGAGACCGTCCCCGGCACCATCAGCAGGGACGGCACAATAACAACGGCAACAACAATAATAACAACCAGCAGCCGCAGCAGCAACGCCCGCAACAGCCGCCCCGTCCGCCCGAGCCCCCGACATTTGCCGAGGGCATCGTCGAAGTGTCCGGCAAGGGCTTTGGCTTCCTGCGCGAGCCGCGCCGCAATTTCTCACAGTCGAACAATGACGTCTTTGTGACACCCGAGGTGGTGCGCAAGCACGCCCTGCGCGATGGCATGTGGATTCGCGGTGAGACGCGCCGCGGCAGCCGCGGCCCTCAGCTCTTCAAGCTCCTCGAGATCGAGGGCCAGAGCCCGGATTCGTTCCAGAACCTCCCTGTCTTTGAGGAGCTGACCACGATCAGCCCGAACAAGCGCATCCGCCTGGAAACCGTGCCGGATCGCTACACGACCCGCGTGATGGACCTGATGACGCCGATCGGCAAGGGCCAGCGCGGCCTCATCGTGGCTCCGCCTCGCACGGGCAAGACGACGCTCTTGCAGCACATCGCAGATGCCGTGGTACAGAATCACCCGGAGATGAAACTCATCATCCTGCTCGTGGACGAACGTCCCGAGGAGGTGACGGAGATCCGCCGCACGGTGCCGACCGCCGAGCTGATGGCCAGCTCGAACGACTCGGACATCAAAACGCACACCCGCATCGCCCAACTCGCCTCCGAGCGCGCCAAGCGCCTCGTGGAGATGGGCAAGGATGTGTTCGTGCTCATGGATTCGCTCACCCGCATCGGTCGCGCATTCAACAACGCCCAGGGCGGCGGCGGACGCACCATGTCGGGCGGCGTGGACTCCCGCGCGCTGGAAATCCCGCGCAAGATCTTCGCTGCGGCACGCAACACGGAGGAATCCGGTTCCCTCACCATCATGGCGACAGCCTTGATCGAGACAAACAGCCGCATGGACGAGCTGATTTTCCAGGAGTTCAAGGGCACGGGTAACATGGAGCTGGTGCTGGATCGCAAGATCAGCGACCAGCGCATCTACCCCGCCGTGGACATCTTCCTCTCCGGCACCCGCCGCGAGGAACTGCTCCTCACCGCCGAGGAACTCCACAAGATCAACGTCATCCGCCGCGGACTGGCGGGTCACAAGCCGATCGAAGCCATCGAGCGTCTGCTCTTCTTCATCCGCAAGTACCCGACCAATACCGAATTGCTCCGGAATATCCCGGGCTAAGCACGGATACGCAACGTTTCATAGCTTTCCCCACCAGCCCCGGAGCAGCCCCCTGGCCGCTCAAACCCAGAAAGAGGCCCGCCTTAACCGGCGGGCCTTTCGTTTTATAGCCCGAGAATGCGCCAAATCAGGCGAAAACAGCCCTCAAAGGCGTAAAAAAGGCTGATTTTCCGCAAAAATCCCGCGTAAGGGCCTGAAAGAGAGGGGGGTCGTAAACCGACGATTCCGATTGACTTCGCACCCATAAAGTGGTGAAAAGTGGGGCGCTGTGGAGGCAAATGGTAACTGAAACCTAAAATACGATGGGACAAGACGCAACAACGCTCTACTCCGGGACCTTCGAACGTTCCATGGACGCGAAGAAGCGTGTTGCCGTGCCCGCATCGTGGCTTTCCAAGGAAGACGGAGAGCTTTTCCACGTAGTACCCCACCCCACGGAGGGATATTTGATGGTGATGCCTACGGCGGAGTTTGACCGCTGGGAGCAGCGCATCCAGGAAACCTCCCTGTCGCCAGCACAGAAACGCATGGCGATCCGCAAATTTTACAGTGAAGCCCACTCCGTCACGACGGACAAACAAGGGCGTATCCTGCTGAACGAAAAACACTGCGAACGCGCCGGATTGACTGACGAGGTGGTGTTCGTGGGTGGCAGAAGCCGCTTCGAGCTCTGGAGCCGGGCCAAGTACGCGGAGGTGGAAGCCTCCGAGACCCAGGCCTACCAGGAAGTGGCGGCAGCCATCGGACTCTAACCAATTTCCAAGGTGACCAACCTCCTGAAACCAACCAGCTGATGACCAAGCGCGGCCGGGTGTACTGCTTCGGATTCTGCTCCACGAAGGGCTCCGACGGGAAGCCACAAGGCCACGCCGCCATCAAGATCCGCCCCCGCAACGCGTATGAAATCGTGGGACTTCGAAGACCAGGCTCTTCTCATTTTGGAAAAACCAACTGACAGCGAAAGTTCCTCGGGAAGCTATCACATCCCCGTGATGGCCGACGAGGTCGTCGCCCTGCTGCGTCCAGCGCCAGGTATGCTTTTCCTCGACGGCACGGCCGGAGGGGGAGGCCATACGGAAAAGCTGCTCCAGCATGGCGCGGACGTGATTGCACTGGACCAGGACTCCGATGCGATCGCGCAATGTCATGACCGGCTGGCGACGTATGGCCGGAGGGTGCAGATCGTGCAGAGCAATTTCCGGCACGCCGACACGGTGCTGGCCGGACTCGGGATCGACAAGGTGGGCGGCGCGTTGATCGATGTCGGCGTATCCTCGCACCAGCTCGACACGGCCGGGCGCGGATTTGCCATGATGAAGGATGGTCCGCTCGACATGCGCATGGACCGCGAGAGTCCCCGCACGGCGGCGGATATCGTCAATACCGAGAGCGTGGGCGAACTGGCCCGGATCTTCCGGGAGTACGGCGAGGAGCCGAGGGCGATGCACATCGCGGCGAGGCTGGTGGCGGCACGAGAGAAGCGCCAGATCCTGACGACCTTTGACCTGACGGCGGCCATTGCCTCGATCATCCCGCGCACAGGACCGCGGCACCCGGCCACCCGCATCTTTCAGGCCCTGCGGATCGCCGTGAACGACGAGCTTGGCGTCATTCGCGAGGGGCTGGAGGTGATTTCCCAGCGGCTGGCGCATGGAGCGCGCTTCGCCGTGATCACATTTCACTCGCTCGAGGATCGCATCGTGAAGAACTACTTTCGCGACAAGAGCACCGAGTGGATCGACCGGCCGGAGTGGCCGGAGCCCCGCCGCAATCCTGAACGAATTTTCCGACTCCTGACACCCCGCCCCATCGACCCGTCGAAGGAAGAGGTGGAAGCCAACCCACGCTCGCGCAGCGCCAAATTGCGCGTTGTCGAGCGCATCTAACCTACTGCCTGACCATGAGCACGAACCGCAGAAAAGAAGTGAACCAGATTCAACTGGGCCCGTTGTTCAAGTGGCTGACGCTTGCCGTGATGATCGGTGGCTGCGGACTGCTTTTCGTGTACGTGAAAAACCAGCAGCACACCCTCGGGCAGGAAACCCGCAAGGTGGAACTCCAGATGCGCGAGGTGCGTGCGTACAACGAAGTGCTCCTGGCCAAAATCTCCCAGCTCTCCTCCCGACCGGCGCTGCAGCGCAAATTGGAACAAACCATGGTGGCGCTCGTGCCGATCCAGGATAACTCCATCGCACGCCTCGTTCCCCCGGTGACGGTGGGCAGCGAAGGCTTGCTGCGAACTGCGGCCAACGAGAGGTATCGCCCGTGAGATGGCTGGCCAGACGTCGAGCCGCTGTAGCCTGTGTCCTGGTTGCCCTGGTCTTCACAGGCTATTCGGCGCGTCTGATCCACCTGCAGGTGGGAATGCACGAGGAGTACTCCGCGATCGCGGCCTCCAAGCATAGCATCCGCAACACCATACCCGCGCGCCGGGGACTCATCACCGATCGCAACGGCGAGATCCTCGCCGCCAACATGCCAGCCCAGCGTGTGGTGGCGGATGGTTCCCACATCAAGGACAAGGCGGCGCAGGTGGCAGAGGTCGCCGCACCGTATCTCGGCATCCCCATAGCGGAACTCACTGAGCGCCTGGCTCAACCGAACAACAAGTACAATGTCATCACTCCCAACCTGGAGGAGGACAAGGCCATCGCGCTGAAGAAGGATCTCGATAAGAAAGGTCTGCGCGGCCTCTATTTTTACCCAAACAGCGTCCGCACATATCCGAATGGTGCCATCCTGAGCCATGTCCTCGGCTTCATGAGCCGCAAAAACCCGAGTGATGAAGTGCTGGTGGGTGTGGACGGCATCGAGCGGAGCATGGAGTTGCAGTTGCACGGAGAGGACGGCTTCCGCCACATCGAGCATGACCGGGCAGGCCGCGAGCTCGTCGTCTATCGCGGCCAGGAGAAAGCTCCCCGACATGGCTCCAATGTTGAGCTCACCATCGACATGGCGCTCCAGAGCATCCTCGAAGCCGAGCTCGAAAATGCCTACCGCGAGTTAAAGCCCGACACGGCGATCGGCATCATTGCCGATCCCAAGACTGGCGAGATCCTCGCCATGTCCAACCGGCCCACCTTTGACCTGAATAACCTCAATGCGGCGAAGCCCGATGAGATGAAAAACCGCGCCATCATGGACATGGTGGAGCCTGGGTCCACTTTTAAGATCGTCGTCGCATCGGGTGCTCTGAACGAACACACTGTCACCGAAAAAACCGAGGTGTACTGCGAGGGCGGGCGATTCCTATACGGAGGACGCATCCTCAAGGATCACCACGGTTATGGCAACATGACGGTCGAGCAGATCCTGATCAAGTCCTCCAACATCGGATCAGCCAAGATGGCCCTCATGATGGGGGACGACAAATATTACGAATACGTGAGACGGTTCGGCTTTGGCGAACGCACAGGCGTGGCGCTCCCGGGGGAAATCCCCGGTCTGGTACACCCCCCTGCCCGTTGGGACAAGCTGACAATCACCCGCATGGCAATGGGGCACTCCGTCGCGGTAACTCCTCTCCAGATCGTGATGGGAATGTCGGTCATCGCCAACGGCGGAAAGCTGATGAAGCCGCAGATCATCCACTCCATCAAGGATGAGGATGGCCAGGAGGTCTACCGCTTTCAACCGGAAGTGGTGCGCCAGGTCATTCCCGAATCAACGGCGAGATTTGTCGGCAAGGCACTCACAGGAGTCTGCGACGACGGAGGCACCGCCACACTGGCTCGCGTGAACGGCTTTGACGTGGCCGGCAAGACCGGCACCGCCCAGAAGGTGAATCCCAAGGGCGGCTACATGGAGGGCAAGTATGTCGTGTCCTTCGTTGGTTTCATGCCGGCCCAGGACCCGCGCTTCGTCTGCCTTATCATGATCGACAACGCCAAGATCGCCTCGGGCCTGAACTATGGAGGTCTCGTCGCCGCACCGATCTTTTCCCGGGTCGCAGAAAAGACCGCCCGTTATCTCGATCTCGTCCCGACCGCTCCTTCCATGCTGCCTATCGCACTTTCCGAACCATCCAGCAGAAAGGTCACGCAATGAGCATGCCCTTATCGCAGCTACTCTCAGCCGCAGGGCTTCCCCATGCGGTGGCGAGTCCGAATCTGTCTATCGAATCCCTTTGCTACGATTCCCGCAAGGTGAAGCCTGGCGCCCTGTTCTTTGCCCTGAAAGGGGCGAAGGCCGATGGAGGCGCCTTTGTCGCGCAGGCTGCCGAATTGGGGGCGGTTGCTATCGTCTCCGACGCTGCCTCGTCAGCCTGCGCGCTTCCCTTTATCGTAGTGCCCGATCCGCGAGCGACCATGGCCGACCTCGCAGCGGCATTCTACGGGCGTCCATCGGATTTCCTCAAGACCATGGGCGTGACCGGCACGAACGGCAAGACGACCACGGCCTTTCTGGTAAAGCATCTGCTCGATGCGGACCAGCGCCGGTGCGGCCTGCTCGGCACGATCAAGTATTCTGTCGGCGACTTGGAAATTGACGCCCCGCGCACCACGCCGGAGTCCATCGACCTGCAGGAACTCCTCGCCCGCATGGTCAACTCGGGCAGCAAGGCGGTGGCGATGGAGGTCTCCAGCCACGCGCTGGTGCAACATCGCGTACGGGGCATCGAGTTTGACACGGCTGTCTTCACAAATCTCACGCAGGATCACCTGGACTACCACAAGACGATGGAGAAGTACTTCGACGCGAAGGCGCTTCTCTTCGACGGCCTCGCCAAGCAGACGAAAAAGCGCGGCAAGGCGGTGATCAATGGCGACGAACGCTACGGTCGCATGCTGGCCGAGCGCACGGCCAAGAAGGGCGTGCAGGTCATCACCTATGGCCAGGGCGTCGGCATGGACTTCCGCGCGACGGATGTGCGTTTTGATGCGACAGGCAGCTCGTTTCACCTCGAGGCGAAGGGCAGGAAATACCTCGTCCGCCTCCCGCTGATCGGCGCCTTCAACATTTACAATGCGCTGGCTGCCCTCGCCGCAGCCTCGTCGATGGGCATGGAACTACGCGCCGCCGTGGCCGCCATCGCCAAGGCCCCGCAGGTGCCAGGACGTCTCGAGCGCGTGCCGGTGAAACGGAGCTTCCAGGTCTTCGTCGACTATGCGCATACCGATGACGCACTGCGCAATGTCCTGCGGACGTTGCGCAACCTGAAGCCAGAGCGCCTCATCACGGTCTTTGGCTGCGGCGGAGACCGGGATCGCGCCAAGCGTCCGCTCATGGCGGCAGCGGCCGAGGAGTTCTCCGACTGGACGATTCTCACTTCCGACAACCCGCGCACCGAAGACCCGGAGCGCATCCTCGCCGATGTGGCAAAGGGATTCCGCGGCCAACGGCATGAGCAGGCTCTCGATCGAGCCGAGGCAATACAAAAAGCCGTCGCTCTCGCAGCCCCCGGAGACATCGTGCTCATCGCGGGCAAGGGTCACGAAACCTACCAGGAATTCGCGGACCGCAAGGTTCCCTTTGATGACGTGGCAGTCGCTGCCCGTGCGGTCGAAGCAAAGCGTGTGGAGGTAGAGGAATAATCTATGGATTGGCTCTCTCTTTCGGAAGTCGCCGACATGACTGCGGGTACGCTGACAGGCAGCGGCTCGCAGACGGTCCGGCGTATTTCGAAAGATACCCGCACCCTCGTACCGGGCGACCTGTACCTGGCGCTCCGTGGGGAAGCCCACGACGGCAACCTGTATGCACGCACGGCGATCGAGAAGGGTGCGGCAGCAGCCATCCTTGACCGGCCCGACGCGGCGGGCGACCTGCCACAGGATTTCCCCGTCATCGTCGTGCCCGATTCACTCACAGCCCTGCATCGCATGGCCAGTGCGTGGCGTGATCGGCTCGCCATCAAGGTGGCGTGCATCACCGGCAGCAGCGGAAAGACGAGCACGAAGGAATTTACCGCTGCCGTCCTCTCCGTGCGCTACCGAGTCACGAAGACCGAAGGGAACTTGAACAATCACATCGGCCTGCCGCTTTCCATCCTCGCCGCCTCATCCGCAGACGATGCGGCTGTGTGGGAACTGGGTATGAACCACGCGGGAGAAATCGCCCCCCTCGCCGACCTCGCCCGTCCCGATCTCGGCATCATCACCAACATCGGCGTGGCCCATATTGAGTACCTCGGCTCCCGTGAAGGCATCGCCGCCGAGAAGAGCGAACTACTCGCCGCGCTCGGCTCGAATGGCTCCGCCGTACTACCAAACGAGGACGACTTTGCCGACTACCTGTCCACTCGCACCAAGGCTCGCGTGATCCGTGCGGGGCTGGAGGGCGGCCAGGTAATGGCGACGAATATTTCCATGGATGTGGATGGGTGCCGATTCACGATCTGCGCCGATGGGGAGTTCCTTCCCGCGTACCTGCCCGCGCCTGGTGTGCACATGGTCAAAAATGCGCTACTGGCGGCTGCGACCGGGCTGGAATTTGGCCTTTCCCTCGAAGAATGCGTCGAGGGTCTCTCCACCGCTCGCCTTACCGGCGGCCGCCTTACGCGCAAAACGATTCGCGAGGTCACCATTCTTGACGACACGTACAACGCAAATCCCGACTCAATGAAGGCCGCGCTAGCCACACTGGCAGCGCTGCCCGGCAGGGGCAAACGGGTCGCAGTGCTCGGTCGCATGGGCGAACTTGGAGAACATGCCGAAGAAGGTTATCGAACAGTTGGCACAACGGCGGCAAATACAGTACAAACTCTGATCGCAGTCGGCCCGGAGACTGCTCCCTTGAAAGAGGCCGCCCGCAGAGGTGGCATGAGCGATTTGCACACCGTTGATTCCCCCGAGGAAGCAGCGGCCCTCCTGAAGCAAATCCTCGGTCCGGGCGATATCGTTCTAGTGAAAGGCAGTCGGGCTGCCCGCATGGAGCGTGTCATCCAATCCTTTGAAATCTAATGCTTTCCTATCTCGCCAACCTCAGTGAATGGGCTCTGAAGA of the Terrimicrobium sacchariphilum genome contains:
- a CDS encoding division/cell wall cluster transcriptional repressor MraZ; this encodes MGQDATTLYSGTFERSMDAKKRVAVPASWLSKEDGELFHVVPHPTEGYLMVMPTAEFDRWEQRIQETSLSPAQKRMAIRKFYSEAHSVTTDKQGRILLNEKHCERAGLTDEVVFVGGRSRFELWSRAKYAEVEASETQAYQEVAAAIGL
- the rho gene encoding transcription termination factor Rho, coding for MTDDNPNLFEADTEAAPKRRTTRKKTETAPKAPTRKRAAAPRKTKAAKADDAPAAAESAPATQPAQAELPVAAAPAPVSAPEAPAAPEIPAAPAPVEAAQPAEAAAQSAEAPEQQAQPQRQFRGDRPRHHQQGRHNNNGNNNNNNQQPQQQRPQQPPRPPEPPTFAEGIVEVSGKGFGFLREPRRNFSQSNNDVFVTPEVVRKHALRDGMWIRGETRRGSRGPQLFKLLEIEGQSPDSFQNLPVFEELTTISPNKRIRLETVPDRYTTRVMDLMTPIGKGQRGLIVAPPRTGKTTLLQHIADAVVQNHPEMKLIILLVDERPEEVTEIRRTVPTAELMASSNDSDIKTHTRIAQLASERAKRLVEMGKDVFVLMDSLTRIGRAFNNAQGGGGRTMSGGVDSRALEIPRKIFAAARNTEESGSLTIMATALIETNSRMDELIFQEFKGTGNMELVLDRKISDQRIYPAVDIFLSGTRREELLLTAEELHKINVIRRGLAGHKPIEAIERLLFFIRKYPTNTELLRNIPG
- a CDS encoding peptidoglycan D,D-transpeptidase FtsI family protein — translated: MRWLARRRAAVACVLVALVFTGYSARLIHLQVGMHEEYSAIAASKHSIRNTIPARRGLITDRNGEILAANMPAQRVVADGSHIKDKAAQVAEVAAPYLGIPIAELTERLAQPNNKYNVITPNLEEDKAIALKKDLDKKGLRGLYFYPNSVRTYPNGAILSHVLGFMSRKNPSDEVLVGVDGIERSMELQLHGEDGFRHIEHDRAGRELVVYRGQEKAPRHGSNVELTIDMALQSILEAELENAYRELKPDTAIGIIADPKTGEILAMSNRPTFDLNNLNAAKPDEMKNRAIMDMVEPGSTFKIVVASGALNEHTVTEKTEVYCEGGRFLYGGRILKDHHGYGNMTVEQILIKSSNIGSAKMALMMGDDKYYEYVRRFGFGERTGVALPGEIPGLVHPPARWDKLTITRMAMGHSVAVTPLQIVMGMSVIANGGKLMKPQIIHSIKDEDGQEVYRFQPEVVRQVIPESTARFVGKALTGVCDDGGTATLARVNGFDVAGKTGTAQKVNPKGGYMEGKYVVSFVGFMPAQDPRFVCLIMIDNAKIASGLNYGGLVAAPIFSRVAEKTARYLDLVPTAPSMLPIALSEPSSRKVTQ
- a CDS encoding UDP-N-acetylmuramoyl-L-alanyl-D-glutamate--2,6-diaminopimelate ligase codes for the protein MSMPLSQLLSAAGLPHAVASPNLSIESLCYDSRKVKPGALFFALKGAKADGGAFVAQAAELGAVAIVSDAASSACALPFIVVPDPRATMADLAAAFYGRPSDFLKTMGVTGTNGKTTTAFLVKHLLDADQRRCGLLGTIKYSVGDLEIDAPRTTPESIDLQELLARMVNSGSKAVAMEVSSHALVQHRVRGIEFDTAVFTNLTQDHLDYHKTMEKYFDAKALLFDGLAKQTKKRGKAVINGDERYGRMLAERTAKKGVQVITYGQGVGMDFRATDVRFDATGSSFHLEAKGRKYLVRLPLIGAFNIYNALAALAAASSMGMELRAAVAAIAKAPQVPGRLERVPVKRSFQVFVDYAHTDDALRNVLRTLRNLKPERLITVFGCGGDRDRAKRPLMAAAAEEFSDWTILTSDNPRTEDPERILADVAKGFRGQRHEQALDRAEAIQKAVALAAPGDIVLIAGKGHETYQEFADRKVPFDDVAVAARAVEAKRVEVEE
- a CDS encoding YebC/PmpR family DNA-binding transcriptional regulator gives rise to the protein MAGHSKWSKVKRLKGALDVKRGKLFSKLSKEIVVAAKLGGGNPSLNPRLRAAVMAARAQSMPNDNIDRAIKKGSGELESAQMEEIVYEGYAPGGVALVIEAATDNKNRTAADLRLIFSKNHGNLGGPGSVSFMFHRKGQITVPLTTAEEDRLLEIILEAGAEELTSDDEHHIITTPPDQLYAVAEALKKAGVEPDSQKLTYIAENHVAVADPQTASQVLRLYDALDDCDDVLNVHANFDISDEILASLQDT
- the rsmH gene encoding 16S rRNA (cytosine(1402)-N(4))-methyltransferase RsmH, whose translation is MKSWDFEDQALLILEKPTDSESSSGSYHIPVMADEVVALLRPAPGMLFLDGTAGGGGHTEKLLQHGADVIALDQDSDAIAQCHDRLATYGRRVQIVQSNFRHADTVLAGLGIDKVGGALIDVGVSSHQLDTAGRGFAMMKDGPLDMRMDRESPRTAADIVNTESVGELARIFREYGEEPRAMHIAARLVAAREKRQILTTFDLTAAIASIIPRTGPRHPATRIFQALRIAVNDELGVIREGLEVISQRLAHGARFAVITFHSLEDRIVKNYFRDKSTEWIDRPEWPEPRRNPERIFRLLTPRPIDPSKEEVEANPRSRSAKLRVVERI
- a CDS encoding UDP-N-acetylmuramoyl-tripeptide--D-alanyl-D-alanine ligase gives rise to the protein MDWLSLSEVADMTAGTLTGSGSQTVRRISKDTRTLVPGDLYLALRGEAHDGNLYARTAIEKGAAAAILDRPDAAGDLPQDFPVIVVPDSLTALHRMASAWRDRLAIKVACITGSSGKTSTKEFTAAVLSVRYRVTKTEGNLNNHIGLPLSILAASSADDAAVWELGMNHAGEIAPLADLARPDLGIITNIGVAHIEYLGSREGIAAEKSELLAALGSNGSAVLPNEDDFADYLSTRTKARVIRAGLEGGQVMATNISMDVDGCRFTICADGEFLPAYLPAPGVHMVKNALLAAATGLEFGLSLEECVEGLSTARLTGGRLTRKTIREVTILDDTYNANPDSMKAALATLAALPGRGKRVAVLGRMGELGEHAEEGYRTVGTTAANTVQTLIAVGPETAPLKEAARRGGMSDLHTVDSPEEAAALLKQILGPGDIVLVKGSRAARMERVIQSFEI
- a CDS encoding ATP-binding cassette domain-containing protein, with product MLELRDVTLFIEQGGDVKPLLSDVSAKYPRGHFGAIIGPSGCGKSTLLKVITGVAHGEEEGEVHWDGRNLMLHDFAPSEIGFVPQFSIAHEELTVRECVAYAMRLRVRGMHAEALREAVERILDEVNMTEFADRLVQVLSGGQKRRLALAMELTSKPPILLCDEVTSGLDPQSEDEIVSLLHGLSRSDGRVVLSVTHSLRHLSYYDSVLVLYKGVVAYQGPPEFLCHYFRCDDPHDVFARLELREAKDWGQSWKKHRQAFMESVTKEDFDKDDAGDKPDIDDELPAVADIEILPAGKETETLIDIEAEVQPQLDLPEEEPDGVPTPGILSQVLTLTERRFRMFSRNKVQILLQLGLILGFPILVAIFAWNGLPAITNQSMGLEQNIVEQLLEAKEFIVQASKVGSLVSGIVMFEVILLTLMGANNSGREIAAERLIFEKEKLSGLNPLAYILSKGIFLGVLVVAQSVWMGLFVSFVCSFPGDLLTQLLFLLLVNAAMTSVCLAISAWMGSAEQASLVSIYLVGFQLPLSGAVLALPAWVASLAQPFIAAYWSWSGILETLKAERYYEIVQMVIQTSTAPASLCLWVLFSHVVIGIFVAWLGCHRSRMA